CGAGAAACTTCCAAAGAAGTGAAGAAGAGAAGCTAACATGGTGGAAGAGATTACAGAATACTCTAATCTATAGGCACACACTCTCTTAAAGTGAATCAAGTTAAGTCGAGCTGTGGTGGGGTTTAAAACATATGTTTCGCAAGAACCAATCTGGTTTTTTTAATAAATACGTAATTCATCCTCTTTTTGAGTTTCTTATATTGAAAGTGATTTTGATTAAGTTTGATGTGTTTGTTAGCAGTTGCTATGGAACTCGTGGGATAATAAGCTTAAAGTCTTAACGACAAAATATGATTGGAATAAAATTAATCTCTTTTGCATGTGATTTGAATGAAATGAATATCTTTTGCTTATATGCTCGTGGGTCTCAATTCTTAATTAATGGAATGCTAGATTTTGATACAAGGCgtagaattaaataaattaaaaccGAAGCTACATAGAAATAGTGTGAATGACAAGTGTTGTACTTGCAGAGGTAACATGAATTCCGTTATTATCTCATGTCCAAATGAATATCACCGACATTCAAATTTAATACATAGAAGAATATACGTAAAAATGATGTTTTTACTTTTCTGGATCATGAAACGTTGTATTCCAATGTATATATACTTAAAAGTAAAGAGGAAGTTGTTGAGAAGTTCTCTTTAGAGAAGTTTTCTTTCAATAAGTGGTAAGTTAGAAGTTCGATAATGAATCGAACAAGAAAGGAGTGATTTTGGTAGGAAATGTCAAACCATTCAAAATAAATTTTGTTATTGTTTGTGTGGTAATTGCACTCAACTCGCAATTAAATAGAGTGTATAATTGGAAAAATCAAGAGGAGGATGACCGCTTTATTGATAAGTTTAGAACTACCATAAAATGTGTGGGTAAGAGTCATCGTGACACCGAACTACCTttgaaattaaaaaatttataataagCACATGAAGCTCCTTATCTTATGAATTGTTCAAAAGAGTGAGACTTATATTTTAGTGTGGGGTATCTTGCGAAGGTCTTTGTTCCTACACTAAAAAATGTGGAAATAGGACCATAGGTAGTTGATTCATATTGATATATTCAGAAAATTAGTGGTACTATTAGAAGTGATTTTACTTAATTTGGTGTCAATATTTCAAGGTATTGAGGCCTTTATATATTGGATTTTGTTGTCTCGGGTGAAATTCATGATCAGTTTCTTTTCTTTAGTATCAGCACTCAAGGATAAGTATATAAATAAAATGAGAAAGTTGTCTTTTTCCTTGAGTTGTGGAAACTGGCTTAAAAATAAGTACATAAAAAAGTGAAAACATGAAGGGGGCTCATGTATTCATTTTCAATCTAATCTATCAGTACCGTTTATATTTCTATTTGGAAGTAAGTGAACTCTATATAGTGTTGCATTACAATAATATTTGAATTACATTAAAAGAAAATGTTTTGAAAAATAAATGGCATAGACTAGTGGTTGTACAAAGATAGCCTATGAAAACAAATTCTAGGCCTATTTGGCATGGGCTTATAAGTCGGCGGGCTTATAAGTCGAGCCGACTTATAAGTCCGTAACAGCTAATCGAGTAGTGTTTGTCGACTTAGACCTAACTTATAAGTTCAATTTAgagctgataagttgaatgttagtagTTACGTACTTTTTTCTcaatttaatttgatttttttgttttttattaactttagtttagaaaaaaatatgtttttaaatgttaatctaatttaaaattcacgaattaagataattatattaaaaattataaattttagttcatttaagtaaaaaaattcTGACTTTTAAGTAAAATTATTAAAACACCTATATAATCTATAAAGATTAATCTACTTATTAGTTGCAAGACACTTACTCATTTTAAGTAATAAGTTACTGATTTTAAGATTTTCCAAATGGGCACTTTATGACACACCCTGATACTTTGCAAATTGCAAAACATCAGGATACTTATCTAGTTGTAGCCATATGATAGTCCTGATGACTACATTTTAAGTTATTTTGAAGATAATTAACATTGAAATGTTTTTTGCAATCCAAATTTTGTTACCTATTTTTTGTACTACTCTATGTAGTAGATGAGATGGCATATGAACCCCTTCAAGGTATTTGATATACAACTTAcgtttttttttttaaaaattcgtCCCAACATTATATATTCAGTGTTTTTTAGCTTCAATAAATTAATAatcctgattaattaattaataaaattaattagtACCGAGATTATTCATGTATAGGGGTTTAGCTGTACTTGCTAAAAAGGAAGTAGCTTAGCTGTTTCACCCTACATTATGACAATGCGATATTTTTTAAGCTTTAATGGATCATGCTTCATACATAAGAAACTATGTGCTTAGCgtattataaattaaaattaaaagcTTTGGACATATTTACTCTTCGTATAAATAATTCACATAATCTGATTATATTTTATGTTCTAGTGAGTATTCTATGCAGCTTAATGCTTCTCGTATCAAGGTTCTCCAAGCACAAGATGACTTGGTTAATGCCATGAAGGAGGCAGCATCACAGGAGCTCTTGAAAGTGAGCCACCATGACTCGCACCACCACCACTTACATCTCCACCATGATTATCAAGGACTCATGAAAGCTCTTGTAGTACAGGTAATATGACCTCAATTCTTCCCTTAAAGAGACATGTTTAAGATCACCGGAAAATCTGCAAAAATTGTGAAATGAGTTATCTTTTAGCAACCTATGTTCGAAAATTATGTAAATTTAGATGGACGTAGTAGTGCCTTGATAAATTGAtaatcgattaagtaataacCTCAGGTAAATTGATAATTGATAAATTAATAACCTCAGTTGAATTGATAATTGATAAATTAATAACCTCAGGGAATTCATATTTTTTCTGAGTCGCAACATAAGAGTTACCGGTTGTTTTTTGAATCAATTAAGTTATTAAATAAGGTTTTCTGGTCCCTACTATTCATTAAAGAAATTTAACGGTACTTGTTAGGTATTACCTATCATTGTCATACTACTCTCTTTTAGAATAAATGTTATGTCTTTTTAAACATACGGTGAAAGTAATTTTCGTTTATGTTGAGTTTACCTAATGAAGCTGGAGTTGTCATAAGCCCAATTATTTAGCTAGTGTAGGTCTATATATATCTTCAAAAAATTCCTTTTACTCTGGGTTTGGAGTTATTTAAGTTGCTAGTCTATTAAGCTAGCGCATATATGGTTGTGAAGCATTTGTTAACTGCTCCTTGATTTTCGAAGTTTATCACGTCCCTTGCTCCTAGTAATATCTATCTATATTTCAGTGTTTACTCAGATTAAAAGAGCCTGCAGTTCTGTTGCGCTGTCGTAAAGATGATATCAAGATGTTGGAGTCTGTTTTGGATTCAGCAAAGGAGGAATATGCAAAAAAAGCTAAAGTTCATCAGCCTGAGATTATTGTTGATGATGTCCACCTCCCACCATCTCCTTCAACTCATGGTCCTTCGTGGTATATATGCATTATAGACAACTAAGTAGCTTACTAACGGCACATGGCTAGTCATTTGTGCTTTTTTTTATTGTCTCATCATGTTCGTTTTTATCTGGGCATAGTTTGACATTCTAAAATATTAAGAATACATTTCAATGTTTTTTCCTGGTGATATGTTTAGCTCTGGAGGTATTGTGATGGCTTCAAGAGATGGAAAAATTGTAATCGAAAACACCCTTGATGCTAGATTGGATGTTCTGTTCCGCAGTAAACTTCCTGAGGTAGTTATGTCAACTTGGTACTGTCATATCTTCAGAAACATGTCATATCTTCAGAAACTTTCTGGAGATTAAATTAGTTTTTACTTATTTGCATTAGTAAATTTCTTGTTTCTTCACTATATTTTGTCATGGATAGGCTACTGGAGAAATTTCTTGTGTTGATATTTACGGTCTACATTTTCCATCTATTCTTGTTATTGCAGATTCGCAAGCACCTTTTCGGTCAGATTGCTGCATGATGATTTGACATACGTGTATGTATGAAACTGTTTGCTAAAGCTGTCAAAATGCTTAATTGCTGTTGTTTATAAGCCTGGTAATGAGGGATTTTAGCTATATGTCGGCCACAGAATCTCATCTTAGTTATTGGTCATGTATATCAAACTTCATTTTTCTTAAAATGCTTTCATTTGTTGTCGAATATGGTTTGTACATTTTGCGCTCCAACACCCTAGGAGCGGGATATCTGGGTATTGTATTGTTTGATTTCTTTTGGTTTGGATAAGACTGGCATAGCAGAACACTCAATTTTTGTGAGTAATAATAGTATGTAATAAAGTCCAGCTAAACCTGTTGATGCAGATCAGCCTATCACAATGGGTGAATGTATCATAAACTTGCTGGTGAACAGCTTTCTGTACGTTTGGACCATGACTGCAATTTATTCAATGGTTGCAAAAATAAAACATTATGTAGCTTACATCGGAAGTGTGGGTGCAACACAGGAAATTTCTTTCCTAGGCACGAAAGTCTTGCAAATACGGTTGAAGTGCAAATATGTTTGTGTTTGGGGTTTGGTTTGCATTGGATTTACTTATCAAATTCAAAATTCAAGGGTGCATTTGGATGGTGGGTGGGAATCGGGTTCGGGAATGGGGTAAATGGATTGGGAATGGGAATGGGAATGGTATGAAACCATAAGGGGCGGGGATGGTATGATTTACCCACATTGAAGGAACGGGATTCTCATTTCATATAGCAAAATTACTAATCCAAATATTAATGCATGAAATTGTGGTTCCGATTTTCGTTAAGCGGGCTCCTTTAGCTGCCATCCCCCAAGTGTTTCTATACTCCTTTTTCCGTCGTTCTTTCGCTGGTGGTTGTCTTGCTATTGGTAATGCATTCTCACACATCGATTTTAAATCGTTAGTTTGCTAATTATATCCCAAGTTCATTTCAAACTGCTCAATATATCAAAGTACAAGATCATTTGGCATGTGTTTATTTAGATAAGAATCATGAAGTAATTACCAATTTACCATTCATTACAAAACTTTTGCGTACCGTCGTATGAAACTCTGAAAAATGATAAACATTGCTGATTAGCACAAATGTTAGTGCTAGAATATTACAGTTGTTTTTTCTTAATAAAATATGGGTGATGACATGACCTCTGTTATTTAACATTCCAATTTACGTGCGAATCTTTGTACTAATAGCAAATGAAGACACctatattaattaaaatttctcTTTTAATTTCATTCATGAAATATTAAAAGCTTCTTTCAAAAATTTGTTTTTTTATGTCAACATTTATTATCATTAATTTGAAAAGAATTGGTAAGTTTATTTTTTTTTTGGTTTAATTGAAAGTAACGAAAAGAAACTAGACTTATATGTGAGCATTTTTTATtctgaaaaaaaataaaagaaaaggaaGTAAACATTATTAGCCATTTCAAAACTTGAAGAATAAGGAAATTATGTAACCTGCTAGGTATTCGGAATTTGTTTATAAACCTTTTACGAATGATGTGACAAATTTTTTGGCATGATTTAATTTGTTAACGTGTGTATATTTATAAACAATTTTGGGAAAGTTAGCAATTTCATGTTCAAATCTAGCACAAAAGAAATTAGGTGAGGGGGCAGTAATAAGGTAAAAAAATGAGTAGGCTAAGGAAACGACCTAGGAATCATCGTTGTTAGTTAACCGTTGAATCGTAAGCCAATAAGACACCCTCTCATACATTAACGGGGTCACTCATTCCAAACGAGTTCACCCTTTCGCATCCTCGACGAGTCCGCCACTTCTCCTCACCTATACACCCTCTCTATCCTATATAAAAAACCCTCttagacatttcatcaaacaccttgtCTGCACTCTAAATCTTCAACTCTCTTCCTCATTTTTCTCTCCATGGAAGCCTCTGCTGCTGTCTCTCGCATAGGCCTCGCAGGCCTTGCTGTAATGGGTCAAAACCTAGCCCTCAACATCGCTGAAAAAGGGTTCCCAATCTCTGTTTACAATCGAACTATCTCGAAAGTTGATGAGACAGTAGATCGAGCTCAGAATGAAGGTCAACTACCTCTGACTGGGCATTACAATCCCAAAGATTTCGTGTTGTCTTTGAAAAAACCCAGATCTGTTATCATCTTGGTTAAGGCTGGAGCTCCTGTTGACCAAACAATTGAGGCTTTATCAGCTCATATGGAGCCTGGTGATACTATAATTGATGGTGGGAATGAGTGGTACGAGAATACGGAGAGGAGGATCATTGAAGCTAAGAGTAATGGGTTGCTTTATTTGGGGATGGGGGTTTCTGGTGGTGAAGAGGGTGCAAGAAATGGACCTTCTTTGATGCCTGGTGGGTCCCAACAGGCTTATGGGAATGTTCAGGATATTATGGAGAAAGTGGCTGCTCAGGTGGAGGATGGGCCCTGTGTTACGTATATTGGCGAAGGGGGGTCGGGGAATTTTGTTAAGATGGTTCATAATGGGATTGAGTATGGAGATATGCAGTTGATTTCAGAGGCGTATGATGTGTTGAAGAATGTTGGGGGGTTGAGTAATGAGGAGCTTGCGGAGATTTTTGATGAGTGGAATAGGGGGGAGTTGGAGAGTTTTTTGATTGAGATTACCGCTGATATTTTTAAGGTTAAGGATGAGGGTGGGGAAGGAGAGTTGGTTGATAAGGTTTTGGATAAGACGGGGATGAAAGGGACTGGGAAGTGGACGGTTCAGCAGGCAGCGGAGTTGTCTGTAGCTGTTCCGACAATTGCTGCTTCTTTGGATGGGAGGTTCTTGAGTGGGTTGAAGGAGGAGAGGGAGGCTGCTTCTGAGGTTTATAGTGGGATTGTAGGAGTGAAGAGTTCGGTTGATAAGAAGAGGTTGATTGATGATGTGAGGCAGGCGTTGTATGCTTCTAAAATTTGTAGTTATGCGCAAGGGATGAATTTGTTGAGGGCGAAGAGTGATGAGAAGGGTTGGAATTTGAATTTCGGGGAATTGGCTAGGATTTGGAAAGGTGGGTGTATTATTAGAGCTGTGTTTTTGGATAGGATTAAGATTGCGTATCAGAGGAACCCTAATTTAGCTAGCTTGTTGGTGGATCCTGACTTTGCTAGGGAGATGGTGCAGAGGGAGAAGGCCTGGAGGAGAGTTGTGGGTTTGGCTATTGCTGCTGGGGTTAGCATTCCAGGAATGTGTGCTAGTCTTTCGTATTTTGACACCTATAGGCGTGCCAGACTTCCTGCTAACCTTGTTCAAGCTCAGAGGGATTTGTTCGGGGCACATACCTATGAGAGGGTTGATCGTCCTGGAGCATTTCATACGGAGTGGACAAAGCTTGCTCGCAAGAGTGGTAGCAGGGTTGCTGCACTCAAATGAGGACTCCTTGTATCATCAGTTAGTTGCGTATTGCCCAAAGTTTTTGATGTTTCAATCTGAATTTGAATTTCATAACATGTTGAGGATATCCTTCTTTTAGGAATGACAATTGTTGTTTTGCCTCACTGTGTTAGCTTCTGTTTTAATAAGTGGTGCATGTTTTATGAGGAATTACATGCGTTTGATATATGCAGATGTTAGTTCCATTGTTGTCCATCACATGATCTTTGAAAACCCTTTTAACAAACTTATCAGCATTGCTTTTGTATTGATCTGTTTTTGATAATAGCACGAGGGACAGCAATGTCAAGAACCCAATTTTTGAAAGTAATGCTATGATTGTTGTTCTATAAAATATTAAGCACACAATGTCCTTTTGGTACCCTTTTCTCTTTTGTCAACCTAAGGAATATTGGTACCCTATTTGGCCACATATCTTCGTTCAATGAACTTTGCAAGTGGTTTTTGTAGTTtttgtaagaaccctgatttttgtaatattttaaaacttctgtgaatagtaacatGAGCTGATcaagtaatacgtatggggatcatcataaaatgaatagtggaattttgagaatccgagatcattcttgtttatcgaggaaaataagtgaatgtaaaagccgacagaattcgaagattcacgattatactacgtgttttcgtatccgtaaagaatggcgtagaaccgggaatactacgtgaaataaataatatatcaaggtgtttctatgatcaagagaaggaatggaattggttataggattataagcgataaaagaaatcgctacgaaacaagtcgttatacgtggaaactatcggaatggaacgacgattgcgtttacgataaataaacgaatgagaaattaaatatcatgcaagttggccatgcataaacaagtcctaactagtagttaggagtgtaactagatgattataagttaactagaatagttagtggaatagtgttgaatagtgatgggagacaaacaagtacacaagccatacttctccattttctcacttcaccacacaattaAACCAACtcatacctttgccaaattattgtcaaatctgctgcatacatcccatatactcattatacactcccacactttagccacaaaagaaaacaacctcttttccctcacttaaagctctcccatttttcattccagcagttcgggttttctgagtaagggagaaagaaaaattcataactcaaaatatactcattcaaatatcatga
This genomic interval from Apium graveolens cultivar Ventura chromosome 8, ASM990537v1, whole genome shotgun sequence contains the following:
- the LOC141677274 gene encoding V-type proton ATPase subunit E-like; protein product: MNDVDVSRQIQQMVRFIRQEAEEKANEISVSAEEEFNIEKLQIVEAEKKKIRQEYERKEKQVDVRKKIEYSMQLNASRIKVLQAQDDLVNAMKEAASQELLKVSHHDSHHHHLHLHHDYQGLMKALVVQCLLRLKEPAVLLRCRKDDIKMLESVLDSAKEEYAKKAKVHQPEIIVDDVHLPPSPSTHGPSCSGGIVMASRDGKIVIENTLDARLDVLFRSKLPEIRKHLFGQIAA
- the LOC141676903 gene encoding 6-phosphogluconate dehydrogenase, decarboxylating 3, chloroplastic-like; its protein translation is MEASAAVSRIGLAGLAVMGQNLALNIAEKGFPISVYNRTISKVDETVDRAQNEGQLPLTGHYNPKDFVLSLKKPRSVIILVKAGAPVDQTIEALSAHMEPGDTIIDGGNEWYENTERRIIEAKSNGLLYLGMGVSGGEEGARNGPSLMPGGSQQAYGNVQDIMEKVAAQVEDGPCVTYIGEGGSGNFVKMVHNGIEYGDMQLISEAYDVLKNVGGLSNEELAEIFDEWNRGELESFLIEITADIFKVKDEGGEGELVDKVLDKTGMKGTGKWTVQQAAELSVAVPTIAASLDGRFLSGLKEEREAASEVYSGIVGVKSSVDKKRLIDDVRQALYASKICSYAQGMNLLRAKSDEKGWNLNFGELARIWKGGCIIRAVFLDRIKIAYQRNPNLASLLVDPDFAREMVQREKAWRRVVGLAIAAGVSIPGMCASLSYFDTYRRARLPANLVQAQRDLFGAHTYERVDRPGAFHTEWTKLARKSGSRVAALK